One genomic window of Quercus lobata isolate SW786 chromosome 9, ValleyOak3.0 Primary Assembly, whole genome shotgun sequence includes the following:
- the LOC115961400 gene encoding uncharacterized protein LOC115961400: MGHLVGDVWKPPPNLVFKLNFDVAVFVEAKRAGFGAIIRNNKGEVMATMPTGGPPVSSNEEAKLLACKKAVEFAIDASFSELVIKGDNSNVMKALSSSLADWSLLGNVVDDVRHLVFRMHWVNFSCIRRGGNWVAHALAQYARNIYEDVFWMEDSPLPTLNALCHDSLLL, encoded by the coding sequence ATGGGGCATTTAGTTGGTGATGTGTGGAAACCACCTCCAAATTTGGTCTTCAAATTAAACTTTGATGTAGCGGTGTTTGTGGAAGCTAAAAGGGCTGGGTTTGGTGCTATTATACGGAATAATAAGGGCGAGGTTATGGCAACGATGCCAACAGGTGGACCACCAGTGAGTAGCAACGAAGAAGCAAAGCTGTTAGCATGCAAAAAGGCAGTGGAGTTCGCCATTGATGCTAGCTTTTCAGAGCTTGTGATCAAAGGAGATAATAGTAATGTCATGAAagctttatcttcttctttggcTGATTGGTCTCTGTTAGGCAATGTGGTGGATGATGTGCGCCACTTGGTTTTTAGGATGCATTGGGTAAATTTCAGTTGTATTAGGAGAGGGGGTAACTGGGTAGCTCATGCTCTTGCGCAGTATGCTAGGAATATTTATGAGGATGTGTTTTGGATGGAGGATTCACCCCTACCAACTTTGAATGCCTTGTGCCATGATTCTCTTTTGCTATAA